The Candidatus Sulfotelmatobacter sp. genome has a window encoding:
- a CDS encoding ATP-dependent DNA ligase: protein MNLPVNPPILPMLSKRIDDLPESGDWIFEPKWDGFRTLIFRDGDEILIQSRDEKSLNRYFPELIPPLQAQLPTRCVLDGEIVIATNDGLDFEALQLRIHPAASRVKLLSQEIPASVVFFDLLCIGDRDLRSVPFQSRRQELEALLSSAKPPLHLTPATRESRVARDWFQRFEGAGLDGVMAKSVAGAYEPDKRLMLKIKHERDCDCVVAGFRWHKKGEGTLVGSLLLGLFDDSGALQHVGVCASFTLEKRRQLVEFLAPYRKHALDNHPWKLWAEAGEAEAGHRMPGGQSRWSQGKDLSWEPLRPELVVEVAYEHMQGTRFRHTAQFRRWRPDKPPSACTYAQLEVVPPQELMEIFASGR from the coding sequence ATGAATCTCCCCGTCAACCCGCCGATCCTGCCCATGCTCTCCAAGCGCATCGACGACTTGCCCGAGTCCGGCGATTGGATATTCGAACCGAAGTGGGACGGCTTCCGCACCCTGATCTTCCGTGACGGCGACGAGATTCTGATCCAGAGCCGCGATGAAAAATCTCTCAACCGATATTTCCCGGAGTTGATTCCGCCGCTACAGGCGCAACTACCGACGCGCTGCGTGCTCGATGGCGAAATTGTAATTGCCACCAACGACGGCCTCGACTTCGAGGCGTTACAGCTTCGCATTCATCCGGCAGCATCGCGCGTAAAACTTTTGTCGCAAGAGATTCCCGCGTCTGTCGTGTTCTTCGACCTGCTCTGCATTGGCGATCGCGATTTGCGCAGTGTTCCCTTTCAAAGCCGCCGGCAGGAATTGGAAGCGTTGCTCTCATCCGCCAAGCCGCCGCTTCATCTCACGCCGGCAACCCGCGAATCGCGCGTAGCCAGAGACTGGTTCCAGCGTTTCGAAGGCGCCGGGCTCGATGGCGTGATGGCCAAGTCGGTCGCCGGCGCCTACGAACCCGACAAGCGCCTGATGCTGAAGATCAAACACGAGCGTGATTGCGACTGCGTTGTCGCCGGTTTTCGCTGGCACAAGAAGGGCGAGGGCACCCTGGTCGGCTCGCTGCTGTTGGGCCTCTTCGACGATTCCGGAGCGCTGCAACATGTCGGCGTTTGTGCCAGCTTCACGCTCGAGAAGCGGAGGCAACTGGTGGAATTCCTCGCTCCCTATCGCAAGCACGCTCTCGACAATCATCCCTGGAAGCTCTGGGCTGAGGCAGGAGAGGCCGAAGCCGGACATCGCATGCCCGGAGGCCAAAGCCGCTGGAGCCAGGGCAAGGATTTATCCTGGGAACCGCTGCGACCCGAACTCGTCGTTGAAGTCGCCTACGAGCACATGCAGGGAACGCGCTTCCGTCACACCGCCCAGTTTCGCAGATGGCGCCCGGACAAGCCGCCCAGCGCCTGCACCTATGCGCAACTCGAAGTTGTTCCGCCCCAGGAATTGATGGAGATTTTCGCCAGCGGCCGCTGA
- the ligD gene encoding non-homologous end-joining DNA ligase, protein MAKEEAAETLTIEGREVRVTHPEKLYFSRQTKLSKLDLIHYYLAVAPGALGGIQDRPIVLKRFVNGAEGEAFYQKRAPAERPEWLRTVTLSFPSGRTAEELVIDDTAGLAWIVNLGCIELHPHPVRSGDLDHPDELRIDLDPGPGVSWADVRSVAMEVNALLEEMGLQGWPKTSGSRGMHVNVRIQPRWTFSEIRRAALAVSRAIERRVPALASSKWWKEERHGVFLDYNQNAKDRTTCSAYSVRPLPDARVSTPLDWSEVPKCDPADFTVLTVPKRFAELGDPHAGMDGSAGSLARLLELAAQDEAAGLGDAPWPPHFRKMDGEAPRVAPSRAKSSRSSSSRSSSSQPKANAKKPRTKMPLIVVANSPDKEAAVAGLERWRSRHSDVAKLLAVDDVLIDSMRGRSSTWTRIRVNLRHVPEALRPAQETPDPDDDPTREWRARRGSRKGA, encoded by the coding sequence GTGGCGAAAGAAGAAGCTGCCGAAACGCTGACCATCGAGGGACGCGAGGTCCGGGTGACGCATCCGGAGAAGCTGTATTTTTCGCGGCAGACGAAGCTCTCGAAACTCGATCTCATTCATTATTATCTGGCGGTTGCGCCCGGTGCGCTCGGCGGAATTCAAGATCGTCCAATCGTTCTCAAACGCTTCGTCAACGGCGCCGAGGGTGAGGCGTTTTATCAGAAGCGAGCGCCCGCCGAGCGGCCCGAGTGGCTGCGAACCGTAACTTTGTCATTTCCTTCGGGCCGAACGGCGGAAGAACTGGTAATCGACGACACGGCCGGTCTGGCTTGGATCGTCAACCTGGGCTGCATCGAGTTGCATCCGCACCCGGTGCGTTCAGGCGATCTCGACCATCCCGACGAATTGCGCATCGATCTCGATCCCGGACCCGGCGTGAGCTGGGCCGACGTTCGCAGCGTGGCGATGGAGGTGAACGCTCTGCTCGAGGAGATGGGCCTGCAGGGCTGGCCCAAGACCAGCGGTTCGCGCGGGATGCACGTGAATGTGCGGATTCAGCCGCGGTGGACTTTCAGCGAGATTCGCCGTGCGGCGCTGGCGGTCTCGCGGGCCATTGAGAGACGGGTGCCGGCGCTGGCCAGTTCGAAGTGGTGGAAGGAAGAGCGCCACGGCGTATTCCTTGACTACAACCAGAATGCGAAAGATCGCACCACCTGCTCCGCTTATTCTGTGCGTCCTTTGCCGGACGCGCGAGTTTCTACGCCGCTGGATTGGAGCGAAGTTCCGAAGTGCGATCCGGCAGATTTTACGGTGCTCACCGTTCCGAAACGATTTGCGGAGTTGGGCGATCCGCACGCGGGCATGGATGGCTCGGCTGGTTCGCTGGCAAGGTTACTGGAACTCGCGGCGCAAGATGAGGCTGCGGGGCTGGGGGATGCGCCGTGGCCTCCGCACTTTCGCAAGATGGATGGCGAAGCGCCGCGGGTTGCGCCGTCGCGGGCCAAATCCTCGCGATCGTCATCTTCCCGGTCGTCGTCTTCGCAGCCAAAGGCTAACGCGAAAAAGCCGCGAACGAAGATGCCACTGATTGTCGTTGCGAATTCTCCTGATAAAGAGGCCGCGGTGGCAGGTTTGGAGCGGTGGAGAAGCAGGCACTCAGATGTGGCCAAACTTCTCGCGGTGGACGACGTGCTCATTGACTCCATGCGGGGCCGATCATCAACGTGGACTCGCATCCGCGTGAACCTGCGCCATGTGCCCGAAGCGCTGCGGCCCGCGCAGGAGACGCCCGATCCAGATGATGATCCGACGCGGGAATGGCGGGCGAGGCGTGGTTCGCGAAAAGGGGCGTGA